A single window of Lynx canadensis isolate LIC74 chromosome C2, mLynCan4.pri.v2, whole genome shotgun sequence DNA harbors:
- the LOC115524000 gene encoding olfactory receptor 5AC1-like, which produces MMETNKTQVTQFVLTGLTDRSGMQAPLFLVFLVIYLTTMVGNLGLIFLTWKDPHLHTPMYLFLASLALADACSSSSVTPKMLMNFLSNNHMISLVKCITQFYIFASSATTECFLLVVMAYDRYAAICNPLLYPVVMSNRLCTWLISVSYAIGFLHPVIHVGLLFRLTFCRSNIIPHFYCEILSLYTISCTDPSLNALVIFIFAACIQAFTFTTIMVSYTRVLFAILRKKSEKGRSRAFSTCSAHLLSVSLFYGTLFFMYVRPGSGPDQYQDKMYSLFYTVIIPLLNPFIYSLRNKEVLGALRKVIKK; this is translated from the coding sequence ATGATGGAGACAAACAAGACACAGGTGACGCAGTTTGTTCTCACAGGACTGACAGATCGTTCAGGAATGCAGGCCCCCCTGTTCCTGGTGTTCTTGGTCATCTACCTCACCACCATGGTGGGCAACCTCGGACTGATTTTCCTCACCTGGAAGGACCCCCATCttcacacccccatgtacttatTCCTTGCTAGTTTGGCCCTTGCAGATGCCTGTTCCTCATCCTCTGTGACTCCAAAGATGCTAATGAATTTTTTATCTAACAATCACATGATTTCCCTGGTCAAATGCATCAcccagttttatatttttgcttccagtGCCACCACAGAGTGTTTCCTCTTGGTagtgatggcctatgaccgctacgCAGCCATATGCAACCCCTTGCTTTATCCAGTGGTGATGTCCAACCGACTCTGTACCTGGTTGATAAGTGTGTCCTATGCGATTGGTTTTCTGCATCCCGTCATTCATGTGGGATTATTGTTTAGATTAACCTTCTGCAGGTCCAATATAATACCTCATTTCTACTGTGAAATTTTGTCACTATATACAATTTCTTGCACTGACCCATCTCTTAATGcattggtgatttttatttttgctgcttGTATACAAGCTTTTACTTTTACGACCATCATGGTGTCTTATACCCGTGTCCTCTTTGCCATCCTGAGAAAGAAGTCTGAAAAGGGCAGGAGCAGAGCCTTCTCCACGTGCAGCGCccacctgctctctgtctctttgttctATGGCACTCTCTTCTTCATGTATGTGCGTCCTGGGTCTGGGCCAGATCAATATCAGgataaaatgtattcattgttCTACACGGTTATAATCCCCCTGCTAAACCCCTTTATTTATAGCCTAAGAAACAAGGAAGTTTTAGGTGCACTGAGAAaagtgataaagaaataa